The segment GCTTATGAGTCCACATTCCTCTGCTACTACCTCTTTGGACACTGGATTGAGGAAATCTACAAAAAAAAGATTGATCATTTCTTTAGATACATCTTTCATAACTAGACAGTAACTGTACAAACTCCACATGTATTTTTAGTTGTTGAAGGGATTGATCTTACCGCTTTCTTTCACAGGATAATGAAGCTCCTGCGTCTGTTGACTAGTCTGGCTCGAATTATGTTCATTGTTAGACATCATCATAGGAACCAGATACTGTACCTCTACTTCTTTCTTAATACCGCTAAGAATTTGTTCGGCGCAGTGTTCCAAAGTTACAGAATTCACAATGTTCTCGGTCTCTTCTTCCGACGATGGTTGCGTAATACTAGCAGTCGCTGCTTCCACTTCATCTATAGGGTTGATTTGACTGgaaaaaaataacaatttcaaTAAGCGAGCGATACTAATTTTAAAGATAATCTGTACGCAGTGAATACCTGATACTTTTTCGAGAATTTTCAGTTTCCAGAGTGTTTTTGGTGGCTTGTTTCATAGAAGAATTGGTCATAGAAGTATTGATAATCTGTCGAGGTCTAGAATCTCCGGATCGGTTTGCAATTGCCCATAAGTGTCCAGCTCCGTGCGGTGCTTTCGATCCCTTTCGAAAGTGAGGGTTTATCGAAAGATTGTGTCGCACGGAATTTTTCCAACGATCATCGTTACTTTTGTAATAGGGAAAATGTTCACTAAAAAAACATtcacaaatttcacaccattaATCGTCACAATTTCATTTCAGGTGTATGTATGAATATCAAATTACATTAAAGGAAAAACAGATTAAATAATATTGATAATAGAGTAACTGattgaaaatatagaataaatgaaagaaaaaaaaacagtttGAATCCTCGTTTACCTCACTGTCATGATACAGGATTAAACAGTTTCTGTCGTTTAACTAGTCACTACCAGTAAAAAGACGTCGACAAGCTTGCACTCTCCCACAAGAATAATTTTCTTCACCTGCTCGTGGCGATGTCACGGCGTGTTACACACCCCTGTAATTAATTCCCTGCTTTCGATAGGAGAGGACAAGAGACCCGACAAACCGCCTTGAATATGGACTACTGTGTTAAATGGTAGTTTTTCTCGCTCCAGTGACCATAATGAttgtataaaaacaaaaattcacTTTTGAGATAATGCATTCTATAGAGCAATCGATTCTACTTGAAATTTGGAATTCAACTTTGACTTGCATCAACGCTTATCTTAGTTCCCGATTTTTGTAATTACTAAATTTTTGGTAGTTAAAGTATCGTATAATCATATAATGattgttaaattaatttaacGGTATCTTCCCCCCTCCCCcatcatatatttttttaaatgcagATTTTTTTCTTATAGCAACTTAACTAAATTAGAATGCTTTTAAAAGGTAAACGGGCGAAGTATCAGTCCACAAGAGTTAACTAATGAATGAATACAAAAGCAAATCGATAACATAAGTTTGAACTGTAATTAGAAAATCACGTTATGAATGCTATAGAAAACATACGAAgaaagaaactaaaaataaatctgAAACAAGGAACCAACTGAAAAAGGAAGATGCTGCCTTATATGTAATCGCTTCTGTTTCattcatatttttcttttttaaagtatgAAATTATAATAGCTCATAAAACATTTGTTTTTAAATGTCATTCTCCGAATATAATTATGGACAACGCAGGTTTCTGGAGTCAAAGGATATAATTATTCAGGAGGAAAATTGCAAGAGTATCTTATACGTAGTGCTAAGAAACTTTTGACGAGATATAATTTATGGTACCGACCCCAAACTTATGGATGGCAGTGTACACTGCCGAAGGTTTAGGTTTACGTTTAAGACGTAAGAACGAATATAGCATCCTTTAACAGCAAATGTAGGAAACGGGTTTCTACGAATTTACGAGAACGTGGCCTGTCTCGATGCGGGGTGGCTAGTCAGGGAGGGTCAGAATGGTTCTTAGATGGTACCCCTTGGCACCGCTGCCCTCGCTACGTGGTACTACCTGGTACCAGCTTTCCTCATCGTTGCAACCTCCccccaacacgaatgcgcacaATTTACTGGCTCTGTGCTTTCACCTGTTCGATCGCGGACTCGCGAGGAACAACGCTATAGATAATCGAGCCCCTGAACTCCTTCTCGACCGATTTTCTATCGTTGAACGTCCATAATACaattactcttttttttttactaacAAGATGCAGAGAACTTATAAGAATTaatgtattaccatattaattAATGTAAAATTCTTACAATAATTCAGAATGATTAGAACATCCGTATTCAACCCGCGACCCTACAAACTTTTTTATGCGCGGCTCTGAAATACTCGCGCTCAGtatcaatatatttataaataaaaaattatacataaatataattaaatataaaaacacaTATCTCTTGCATATGGATAGGATAGATAATTATTTAGCTGCCTTGTCCAAGGTATTTACAGATTTCAGGATTTAAGGagtaagaccactgtaaaaatctgaaataaagtgtttttttttttttgatggatggatggaaaagtaagaggataataatatatAAGAATATTATTAACCATGTCATTAAGTGTtacaagaaaaaatatttattcaaaaatagtgcaaaatgacgacgctggagccattctcgcgaggcgtGTTTTGAATTTCAGGCGCTCTGCGGCACGCAGTGTAACTGATGCGTATCTGGAAAAAAACAAAacattttctcttaatctacatgactatagctagagaaatacgtagggaatcttcgataagttaactttaacattatttattgacaaatgattgccccattttttgtacaaaattgaactttctactttaaatgctcgccaatcacacaaaaattaatgtttcaaaaaacccctacgtatttctctagctatactcatgtagattaagagaaaattttttatttttttccagaTACGCGTCAGTTACACTGCGTGCCGCAGAGCGCCTGAAATTTAAAACacgcctcgcgagaatggctccagcgtcgtcattttgcactatttttgaataaattctttttttgtaaCACTTAAcaacatggttaataacattcttgaatattattatcctcttactttttcatccatccaaaaaaaaaaaaacgctttatttcaggtttttacagtggtcttaccccttaaGAAGTATTAAGGATTGTCTATTGCTTGTAAGAAATCTCTAGTAATTCAGAATACTACTTACGAGATCCACTGATAAATGGCCGAAACGGTGAGTTCTCCCCTTTCTCGGAGAGCGTGTTCAATGAGTTCTGTATAGGTGAAGGGTGGCTTCTTCGGTCCGTTGCATCGGGAAGGCGCAACGTTTCTATTATCAAGACTTTGGTAATTCTGGATCGCGTCCTGATGCGACGAACCGTTCTCGTTGTAACTTCTTTTAACATCGTTGACGTAGCCAGAACCATAGGAACGTCCGTTTACTTTCGCCTTGCTCCCTGAACAAGGAATAATACTCAAATACATAGCGACGATTTCTGCATAAACATTAAAAATGAAATCTTTTGCGCTCCGCAtgcgatttttaaatttttgtcgATCTATTCGAAGCAACACGAGGCAACATGAAATACGAATGTATTCTATGATTGGGGGGTGCGCGAATTTGTACGCAGAAATTTTCAATGTTTATTGTTACTGTATACATTATGCTTAAAAACATCAACTTTATATTGTCAATGTTTTGTGACTAAAACAAATCTTTCTGAAGTTTCTCGTAAGCTTATTCTCGTCTTGTAGAGCGATCTGTgcaaaattttaaatacatcgatttaactaatatttaagGACGTTATCCCGAGGAATATTGTCACTACAGATAAATAATCGGCTGATTTACGAAAAGAAAATGACCACTGCCAGTCCCGATGTGGACACTACTGTATCGTTTAAATGAGCCCCACTCTAATTTCAACGAATGTCTTTGGTCCATAGCTACAGACGCATAACAGAAGCTACAGCGAGCAGTTTCAACATGCGAGCGAAAAAGCTTAATTAATGGCCCCCCAAAGAGCTCAACACCATTTTGATTATCCTTGGACGACGCCACGGTGGATCTGTCATCGGCAGCTTCGATGAACGGGTCCAACTTGAAGTCCAGCAACCAAGAAAGGTTCCCAGTTTCCTGATCGTCGAACTGTTGCTGTTGATACTGACTACCGGAAGGCGGCGCGGGCTTGTTTTGTTGGAAATTCGTTGACGGGATCGTAACCACCGGTTCCCAGTAACTCGAGTCAACCTGGTAGCTCGTCTCCTCGACCTGGACATCCTGGAGCACTTGCTCGCGTCGATGTTCCGACGACGAGGTAGACGTTGATGGTGACGCCGCGATCTCAGCAATGCTCTGCTGAGACTCCAGCTCGGAGACGGTTGTCCAGGTACAATTCGTCCCGTCCACGAGAAGAACCTCCAGCCGCGCGACAGGACACTCCTCTACAGCTTCCTGGGCCGACAGCGGAGAAAATAGTGCCGCGTTGTCGCCGATCATTTGATTGGAAGCAATCAGCTCCATAGGAGTCTCGATATCCTGGAACTGGTACCGTTTCCGACTGTTTTGAACTTCCTCGCAGAAGCTCTCGATGTCCAGATCATCGAAGATCCGTTTTCTTGCAGCACGCGATTGATTGTCGGACAACTCGTGATCCGGAACGCCCCCGGTACCCGAAGACGGTCCAATCATCCTGTTAAGGGTTATTTGAGGACCATAACTGAACCAATGTTAGGAGTTTTTGTTAGTAAATCATTGTTGCAAATGACATGTAATACGAAAAAGTAAGTTTTCTACATACATTACATACTAGTTTCTGTTTAAATGTAATACTAGCGACATGTTTACATCGAGCCACTCCGTTTGTTCACAGTACGTTATTATACGTCTTAAATCTCGGTTTCTCACAGCGAGTCGAATGAAAAGGCATGCAAGTAACACAAGAATAAATATGAAGCCAATTTcttcaaattgtttaaaaaaaatcgctCCTCTTTTGAATGACGGTCCGTCAACGCGTTATATTGCGGAAAAGTGTAGTGTTAGTCGTCCAACACTCcgaagaataagaaaaaaatattttacaatatttctcTTAATTTgttgagaattaaaatattgaaaaataaataaaaaatattaagaaatCAGGAACACTAGCGTGTGGTGATCCAAACCTCGGGTCGGGTCGGGACAAGAACCCAAAAATGTGTAACATTTGGGTACCCGAATCTTATGTCGTAAAACGATGACAACGTATGTATATTGACTCCAAAAGATAAACAACAAAATAATTGCATTAAAAAGAAATAGATAAAAGCGTATAATATAATCTCCAAAATCATGCAAAGTGAAACCCCTATAAAGAAAAGATAAGGGTTTAAAAAGGAGACAAAAGTTCTTCTCGCGGAACAAAGATCTCGAGAAATCGAATCAGTGACACGATCACtgtcaaatttaagaaatacgaAAGTCTTGATCGTTCTTAGAAACATTCCCGTTAAAATtatcgaaattttaattttcggaAGCTTTTTAATTTCTTCCAACGTTAATGTCGATTGCGTCGCGCGCAAATTTGCCATATAATAGAACGTGTTTTCTTACCTCGATTCTTTCTTTTTCGATAGCGACGAACCTGTGCAGATTATTCAACGATTGTCGCGACAAAACGAATCGTCGTGAAACGAGTTCCGACTTTCATCACGAGGTCCTGCTGTCAGCGAAAAGACGACTGTACACGGGTTTCGAATGTCTCATCGATGCCTGTACTCGTTATACCACGGTAAAGAAAAACTGTCTTGTCGTCGATTTTTACCGGCAGCGTTTACTGGCAAAAGAAACGTAACCGACTCGAACACGGCTCAGAGATGTTTCATCGCAAACTGTACGTGTGCACGTTCTCGAACACCTAATTGATGCTTTCGTACGCGACCAACGAGCTTCAACTTTGTAAATGGTATCACCTTGCAATCAGACGTTTTTGGAACATCTACATGATCAACTTCAGACCGCGACTGCCTTCTGTTTCGTATTTCAAGTGTTACGCGGTGCGATGCGTGCGCATCCACTGATTGTGGCCGTAATGGAAGGGATGTCCGCGCATGTATATCTACATCATTGGAAATCGCCTCAATGTTGTACTAAAATGTAAAATGACTAGTAATAAATgttgttttaatttatttattatatgcaattttgtaatatatatttgtaatattattttttaaatgtggtTTTGCAATTTATTAACCTGTTTACATTTGAAAATGTTCATGCACAGCATTAAATTTGTCGCAGTTACGGTGCATGTCCCTATGGTGCTAAGTTTCTGATTAGTGGAGTAACACAAAAAACGTCACGTTCTACCAATTGGTAATCACAACGTCATTTCACTAATCCTTCATGTGATCCTCAATGTACTATAAACTTTATTTTATCTATATGAAGTTTTTCAGTTTTTGAATATTTCATATCTTCAAGAAATCCAATGATAAAAAATCGACTATTCCTTGGACCTAATGTGTCTATTAAGAATTAAGATTTGTAAAGATGCAGAATTCTATTTCTTCTGCTGTTAGGTCAGGTTCCATATCCATCtccttttttcttctttttttagaTAGTTCCCTCGTTTCCTTTCCTCCTAATAGATTCATAAAAtgttttttccatttttcttttGATATACTATGACTTACAATTACTCTTCTTttactatatttatttattaccctCCTTTTTGTCTTTAAACTCCTGCCCTctttgattaaatttttcttttccttttcttttccaGTACTCTATTCTatttatctttcctacttcctaTGCTCCCTGTTCCTATTTAGTTATCTACATTTCTACTATTTCTACTATCTCTTATTCCCTTTTTCCCGCTGAACGTAGATACTAGGTTTGTTTTACGCTTGTTACTTTCCTAACCTTATTTCCGTAGTCTGTTACATACTTATTTGCCTCAAAACTATGCTATTGATTTTCCTATATCCATATCTAAAATCCTACAAGCTATTTCGCTCTCTTTAAATGCTCTCatattattttttcttctttcttaaaTTTAATCATTTATGCGCTACCGCTAAAATACACATGTGCTCACGCTTCTACTGCTCTAAATCGAATCCCTACATACCTACTCAATTGTATATTTTATCttatatttttcaggacaatatttattgtaatttgtTCATTGTGCTTTTAGTGCCGTATTTCGAATATGCAAGAAAAGTGCAGCAGGTACTATTGTATCACCTAAAAGAAAAAAGTTTCTTTAActcatatgtatgtatataatttAGGCTTGGAGTTGGATAAAGATTTCATTGCgtaatattttatgtatttagaATGTTATAATATCAGCTCTACAAACAAAGCTATAAATTAttctaaaatgtttataatattattttttctaATAAATCATATTGATTAATTCTTCACCAATATAATTAATGAACGTATTGATATTAATATTTGTTATAAAAATTCAGCGGATAACATTTTTTGCTATCGTTCATTATAGACCCCATTGGATACCTTATACAGAATACAATAGTAACAGTTCGATGCGCCAGCGAATGAACTGAAACGTTTCCTATCCCTCGAATATAAATATTGGTGGCGATACGTTAGACCCGAAACTATGATCTATGATTGCGTACTTCAAATGTGTTTTGAAGTAACGAAAAGATCAAAAACTGATATGATAAAATCAACGGTCCCTGTACGCATGTAACCCGTAATACATAGAAGTAGGAACAGACGTAAAAACGGACGAGTCGATTTTACGTATGTTCACTTTTCTTGCTAAGTTTTTACATATCAATTTATCAGCTACAAAAACTTGGTATCTACGGTGTGACCAAGGTCAAGGCGACGGACGTCACAAAGGGAACGGAAGACGAGTGAGTTCACCTCGACTGTACGGACTGTACGGAAGTGATCTTCAAGTTTTGCGTGTTTCTCGTACAGAGTGTACCGTGGATACATGCACCCGCTGCGCACGGACGAACGTCACGAAGAATGACATTTATAATTTGCAGTTAAAGATTAAGAGGATATAGGGACGTGT is part of the Colletes latitarsis isolate SP2378_abdomen chromosome 10, iyColLati1, whole genome shotgun sequence genome and harbors:
- the LOC143346339 gene encoding uncharacterized protein LOC143346339, producing MIGPSSGTGGVPDHELSDNQSRAARKRIFDDLDIESFCEEVQNSRKRYQFQDIETPMELIASNQMIGDNAALFSPLSAQEAVEECPVARLEVLLVDGTNCTWTTVSELESQQSIAEIAASPSTSTSSSEHRREQVLQDVQVEETSYQVDSSYWEPVVTIPSTNFQQNKPAPPSGSQYQQQQFDDQETGNLSWLLDFKLDPFIEAADDRSTVASSKDNQNGSKAKVNGRSYGSGYVNDVKRSYNENGSSHQDAIQNYQSLDNRNVAPSRCNGPKKPPFTYTELIEHALRERGELTVSAIYQWISEHFPYYKSNDDRWKNSVRHNLSINPHFRKGSKAPHGAGHLWAIANRSGDSRPRQIINTSMTNSSMKQATKNTLETENSRKSISQINPIDEVEAATASITQPSSEEETENIVNSVTLEHCAEQILSGIKKEVEVQYLVPMMMSNNEHNSSQTSQQTQELHYPVKESDFLNPVSKEVVAEECGLISEGYLVTDINPTTLGLNMVEPEIITPENLFGEELNFQFYELSSPSQIQSA